The sequence below is a genomic window from Methylophilus sp. DW102.
AAACTTGCTGCGCCAAAATGGATGATCCATCCACGGCCCCTTGAGCTCATGAATGTACATGCCTAGGCGCACGTCCTTCACTTTAATTGTTTTAAGCATCCCGTTTACAACCCCCATACAACTGCTAACAATTTTACAATTGATTCAGGTCAAATAGCCATAAAAAAAGAGGGCAAATGCCCTCTTCAAAATTACTTTTACGTGAATGTTGTTTACAATCCTGCCGCCGCGCGCAGTGCTGCCGCCTTGTCGGTATTTTCCCAGCTGAACTCAGGTTCATCGCGGCCAAAGTGACCATATGCTGCTGTTTTGCTGTAAATGGGTCGCAACAGGTCCAGCATTTTGACAATGCCTTTGGGACGCAAGTCAAAATGCTCGCGCACCAATTGTGTCAGTCGTTCATCAGACACCTTGCCAGTGCCATAGGTCTCGACCATGATAGAGGTCGGTTGCGCCACGCCAATCGCATAGCTGACCTGCACCAGACACTTGTCAGCCAAGCCTGCCGCCACAATATTTTTGGCGACATAACGACCTGCATAAGCGGCTGAACGGTCAACCTTGGAAGGATCTTTGCCAGAGAACGCGCCACCACCATGGGGTGCAGCACCACCATAGGTATCCACAATAATTTTTCGGCCAGTCAGACCACAATCACCTTGCGGGCCGCCTATGACAAAACGACCGGTCGGATTGACCAGATACTTGATCTCGCCTTTGATCAATTCTGCGGGCAAAGTCGGTTTGATAATTTCTTCAATGACAGCTTCACGAATGGCTTCTAAAGTCATCTCAGGGGCATGCTGGGTAGACACCAGCACGGTGTCAATTTTATGCGGTTTGCCATCGACATACTGGATAGTGACTTGTGATTTGGCATCCGGACGCAGCCAAGGCAAGCGGCCATCTTTACGCAGTTGCGATTGACGCTCCATGACACGGTGGCTCAACCAGATGGGCAAAGGCATCAGTTGTGGCGTTTCGTTCACGGCATAGCCAAACATCAGACCCTGATCACCCGCGCCCTGATCCAGAGGATCATCATTGGCGTTATCGACGCCTTGCGCAATGTCCGGGGACTGTTTGTCATAAGCCACCAGTACCGCACAACCTTTGTAGTCAATGCCGTAATCGGTATTGTCGTAGCCGATACGCTTGACTGCATCCCGGGCCACTTTGATGTAATCAACATTGGCTGTGGTTGTAATCTCACCGGCCAACACAATCAGGCCGGTATTTGCCAGAGTTTCCGCCGCCACACGTGCTGTCGGATCTTGGGCAAGAATGGCATCGAGAATGCTGTCAGAAACTTGATCGGCCAGTTTGTCAGGATGACCTTCGGAAACGGATTCCGAGGTAAAAAGATATTCACTCATGTTTGACGCCTTGAAAAGTATAAAGTTAATAAAAGCAGCGGACTAAAGGCTAAAGCCCGCCACAAATCGTGGGATGGCTGATTCTACCCGAGTTTAAAAACAACTAGGAATAAATATAATGTCCATAGATGCCTTCAACGGCCCGATAAGGTATTATCTTGAGCTATGAAATTAAGATTCACCAAAATGCAGGGCGCCGGCAATGATTTTGTCGTCATTGATGCGACACGAGCACCCGTCAACCTCTCCCATGCCCAAATCCAGCACATCGCCAACCGCTATTTTGGCGTGGGTTGCGACCAGTTATTGATGGTCGAGTCGACGACCACGCCTGACGTGGACTTTCGTTACCGCATTTTTAATGCAGATGGTGGCGAAGTTGAGCAATGCGGCAATGGGGCCAGGTGTTTTGTGCGATTTGTCGTGGATAAAGGGCTCACAGACAAACACGAAATCAAGGTCGAAACCGCCAGTGGCGTGATTTCGCTCAAATTACAAGAAGACGGACAAGTCACCGTGGATATGGGCGCGCCTCGTTTTACACCCGCGCAGATCCCTTTTGAGGCTGAGCAACAAGCAACCACTTATGAATTGCCATTGGCGAGCGAAACCATCACAGTCAGCGCAGTATCCATGGGCAACCCGCATGCAGTCATGCTGGTAGACAATGTGCATACGGCTGAAGTCGCCAGCCTTGGTCCGCAAATAGAATCGCATCCTCAATTTCCGCAACGCGTGAATGCTGGTTTTATGCAGGTCCTGAACGAGCATGAGATCAATTTGCGTGTCTATGAACGCGGCAGTGGTGAAACGCTGGCTTGCGGCACTGGCGCCTGCGCGGCAGCCGTCAGTGGCATCCAACTGGGTACACTACAAAGCCCGATCAAAGTCCATACCCGTGGCGGCATCCTCACTATCCAATGGGCAGGCGGAGAGTCGCCCGTCTTGATGACCGGGCCGGCAGAGATTGTATTTGACGGCGAAATTGAAATTTAAAACAAAGAACTTAAGATAAAGAACAGCAGTATCATGGAAGAAAGCATTAACGAAAACGACATCAAGCATTACCTCAAAGCACACCCTGACTTCTTTGAGCGTCATGCCCACCTACTGGCAGAGCTGTTCCTGCCCAGTCCACATGGCAAAGGCACTATTTCACTGGCTGAACGCCAGCAAATCGCCCAGCGCGACAAAATTCGTGTACTGGAATCCAGATTCACCGAGCTGATCCTGACTGCTGAAGAAAACGAAACCACGGCCAACAAGGTGCACGAGCTGACTTTAGGCTTGCTGTATGCCAAAGACGTGCCGGCCTTGCATGCGCATCTGGTCGAGTTTTTGTCCAGCCAGTTTCAGTTGCCAAATACACAACTCAAACTATGGGCCAATGACGCCCATGCGCCAGACAGCCTGTTTATTGCGGCAGAAGACTCGCTCAAAAACTGGGCCAAAGACTTGAGCCAACCTTACTGTGGCACGCTGCCGACCATGGATATTGCTGGCTGGTTTAGTGAAACCCCGGCTTCGCTGGCCGTGATTCCGATGCGCTACCAGGAAGTGACGTTTGGTCTGATGGCCATCCCCAGCGAGCAACGCAGCCGCTTTTATGCGGGCATGGGCACGTTGTTCCTTAACCGAATCGGTGAACTGGTCAGCGCCTCGCTGGCACGCTATATCGTATGAAAGCCCCCGCTGAGGTTTCCGCCAAGAGGGATCTTCTTGCGGCAATTGTCAGCGTAAATCAACCATGGCAACGCAGCCAGATTGCCGCGTTGGCTGTGACCCAGAGTCCGCATGAACAAGCATGGTCACTCCAACTGCGGCGGGCACTGGCTACCGCTGACTCATATTTAAAGTACTGCGGATACTCGCATGCATGAATTGCTAGATGACTACCTCGATTTTCTGCATTTCGAGCGTGGTCTCAGTGAACACACCCGCAACAACTACCAGCGTGACCTAGAACAACTGCTCGCGCAACACGGGCACACGCTGCAATCGATCACCCCGCAACACATCCGTCGAAGCATCGCCACCCTGCATAGCCAAGGCCTGAGTGGCCGCAGCATCGCGCGCATGCTCTCCAGCTGGCGCGGCTTCTTCCGTTATCTGGTCCTGCATCACCAATTCCCCTCCAATCCTGTCATCGGCTTGCGCGCACCCAAAGCCGCCAAAACGCTGCCACACGCGTTATCCATCGAGCAAACCATCAAACTGGTCGAACTGGAGGGCGATACCGCCATCATTGTGCGCGACCGCGCCATGCTGGAACTGTTCTACTCCTCAGGCTTGCGACTGAGCGAACTAGTCGGCCTCAACCTGGACAGGCTGGATTTAAATGAAGGCATGGTCACCGTCACCGGCAAAGGCAATAAAACACGGATGGTCCCGCTGGGTAGCAAAGCCGTTGCTGCACTGAAGGCCTGGTTGGCCCAGCGACCACTGTGGCTGCTCAAACAGCCACAGCAACCCGCGGTCTTCATTAGCCAGCAAGGTCGCCGCCTCAATGGTCGCAGCATCCAAAAGCGCATCAGTGACTGGGCCATCAAGCAGGGCCTGCATAACCAGGTGCATCCTCATATGCTGCGTCACAGCTTTGCCAGTCACGTACTCCAAAGTAGCGGTGACTTACGTGCCGTACAAGAAATGCTTGGGCACGCCAATATCAGCACCACCCAGGTGTATACACATCTGGATTTTCAGCATTTGAGCAAAGTGTATGACGCTGCACACCCGCGTGCCAAAAAAAAATAAATGGCTGAATCAATGGCCTAGCCTTTACCCTAGTCCTCACATGGTTTTGCAAGTGCATAAATTGTGGCAAAATAACCCTACTAAATTGGTAAACTTTCTACCAGTCTCGTGACTCTAAAGTCACATCGCCTGCGTTTAGTCATGACAGGCAGTTATTTCAATCAAACCTAAAAAAGGAAATTCCATGGAACACGTCTTACCAGCATTGCCTTTTGCAAAAAATGCATTAGCCCCACACATGTCTGAAGAAACTTTTGACTATCACTATGGCAAACACCACCAAGCCTACGTCACCAACCTCAACAACCTGATCAAAGGCACCGAGTTTGAAAATGCCAGCCTGGAAGAGATTGTGAAAAAATCTTCTGCTGGCATCTACAACAACTCTGCACAAATCTGGAACCATACCTTCTTCTGGAACTGCCTGTCTCCAAACGGTGGTGGTGAGCCAACAGGTGCATTGGCTGCAGCCATCAATGCCAAATGGGGCTCTTATGAAGAGTTCAAAAAAGCTTTCCAAGCTTCAGCAGTCGGCAACTTTGGTTCAGGCTGGACCTGGTTGGTGAAAAAAGCCGACGGTTCTGTAGACATCGTCAACATGGGCGCCGCGGGCACCCCATTGACCACAGGCGACACTGCATTGTTGACCATCGACGTTTGGGAACACGCCTACTACATCGACCACCGCAATGCCCGTCCTAAATTCGTGGAAACATTCCTTAATCATCTGGTGAACTGGGAATTTGCAGCAAAAAACTTTGCTTAATTCGCAGAGTCGTTGGCGACAATAAACTAAAAGTCGCAAACATTAACCTGTATATTAAAAGCGTTGTTTGGTGATACCAAACACCTGCGCTAAAGCCCCGGACCTTCTGGGGCTTTATTTTTTCCTGGTTGATCAGTTTGAATAGAGACGCTTGGTAATCATGCCTTTGTGAGGTGAGGCTGACTTTCTCTGAAAGTATTTTCTCTGTCATTTACAAGTGAATGATTGCATTTTTATCGTATTGCACGATTTTAATCACGCCCAAACTTGGACTTAACGCACTATCAAAGTGCATAAATATTGATCACTTTTATAGGAATTCCATTTAAAACAAGGATTTACTGACTGGCATATTAGTTGCTAGTTTAGTCATGTGGGGCAGCAGGTATGAACGCTGCATTACCTAATGGTTGGCTAGGGTTCCGGCTTACGTGAGTGAGTGCTGGTCCGAGAGCTGACGACCTCCAAGAGGTTACACGGCGGGATAAAAGCCCGGGAGATAGCAACATTTTGAATGTTAGCTGCTCCCTTGCCGAATAATTTACTTGGAGTTCTCCTATGCTAGTTCGACGCTTTACAATCGCACTGACGCTGCTTTGCTTTTCTTTGTTCAATACCACAGCATTCGCTGCTGACTCAAAAAAACAATTCAATATTTGCTGGACCATTTATGCTGGATGGATGCCATGGGATTATGCGCAAGCTAAAGGCATCGTTGCCAAATGGGCAAAGAAATACGGCATCACGATTAAAGTCACTCAGTTGAACGATTATGCTGAGTCCATTAATCAATACACCGCGGGGCAATTTGATGGTTGCAGTATGGCCAATCTGGATGCGTTGGTTGTGCCAGCGGCGGGTGGCGTTGACTCCACCGCATTAATTGTCGGCGACTATTCAAACGGTAACGACGGTATTGTCATTAAAGGCGCGAATAAACAGATCAAGGACCTCAAGGGGCAAAGCGTACACTTGGTTCAATATTCTGTATCGCATTACTTACTGGCAAGGGCTCTGGAACAGGCCGGACTCACCCAAAAGGACTTGAAGTTAGTCAATGTCTCAGATGCAGATGTTGTCGCCGCCTTTAGCACACCCTCTGTGAAAGCAATGGCAACTTGGAACCCTCAACTCTCTGAGTTAGCCGCGCTGCCAAATACCTCAAAAGCATTCACCTCCAGCCAGATTCCTGGCGAAATCATCGACTTGATGGTCGTCAATACAGACACTTTACGAAAAAACCCATCGCTAGGGAAAGCTTTAACGGGCGCATGGTTTGAAGTGATGGCACTCATGAAAGCAAAAGATAAAGAGGCGTTGCAATACATGGCAAAGCACTCTGGCACAACCCTGGATTCATACATGCAGCAAATTTCCACCACCGCCCTGTTTTATGAACCTGCTGCCTCACTGGCCTTTGTCAGGGACGCGAAACTGCCAACGGTGATGCAAAAGGTCTCTAGTTTTTCTTTCGAGAATGGATTGCTGGGGCCTGCAGCAAAATCCGCAACCGCCATTGGCATTGAATATCCCAACGGCGTCGTCATCGGTAATAGCAAAAATATCAAACTCAGATTCACTGACACGTATCTGCAAATGGCGGTTGATGGCAAGCTCTAAACAGGTCAATCATGAGATTAATTAATCAACACCCCAGCAGGGGGACGAGATGGATGCTTGCCGCAATACCAATGATCTTGATCATTGTTGTGTATTTGGTGAACTCACATCTTCGCCTGGTTGAAAATCCAGAGGACAAGCTCCTGCCTAGTGTTTCTCAAATGTGGGAAGCCCTGAAGCTGATGGCCTTTACAGAAGATCCCTCCACAGGGACCTTTCTGATGCTGGATGACACCTTGTCCAGTTTGAAGCGACTAGGGATGAGCTTAGCCATTGTTGCATCGCTTGGGTTAACGCTCGGTATTTTATTAGGGTCGATCCCGTTGTTACGGGCATCACTCTCCCCCTTGGTCGCGATCATCTCCATGGTGCCGCCGCTGGCGATTCTTCCCATCCTGTTTATCGTGTTTGGCCTGGATGAGCTCTCTAAAGTCATGCTGATCGTGATCGGACTCACGCCCATGCTGGCGCGCGACCTCGAACAACGGGCACGAGAATTGCCCAAGGAAATCATCATTAAAGCACAGACATTAGGCGCTAACTCATGGACGTTAATGATACGGGTGGTACTACCGCAATTGCTGGCTAGACTGATGACTTCCCTGCGCTTACTGATGGGCTCAGCCTGGTTGTTTCTGATTTCTGCGGAAGCTATCTCATCCACAGAAGGCCTGGGATATCGCATCTTTCTAGTGCGTAGATATCTGGCAATGGATGTGATCTTGCCCTATGTTTTGTGGATCACCTTGCTCGCTTGGCTGACAGATTATGCCCTCAAAAAACTGCATCAAGTCTGCTTTCCTTGGGCTGAAGGAGCGGACGCATGAGTTTTATAGAGTTTAAGAATGTGTGGCGAAGCTACGGAGACCATGTCGTTTTAGAAGGCCTGAATCTGAAGGTTGAAGAAGGCGAGTTTTGCACGCTGGTAGGCGCTTCCGGATGCGGAAAATCTACATTCCTGCGCATGTTGCTGGGCCAGGAAACCCCCACCAAAGGTGAGATTCTTTTGGATGGGCAAAAACTCCGGGCAGAGCCAGACCCATCCCGCGGGGTGGTATTCCAAAAATACTCGGTGTTCCCGCACCTGACGGTTCTGGAAAATGTAGTCATAGGTATGGAGTTTTTAGCATCGCCTTTTTGGGGGCGCCTGTGGGGAGCTAAAAAGAAAGAAGCAAGACTGAGGGCCACGCAAATACTCACCCGTGTCGGTCTGGATCACCATTTACATCAATACCCTTCTGCGCTATCGGGCGGCATGCAGCAACGCCTCGCCATCGCGCAGGCATTGATTGCTCAACCTCGCATCCTGTTGCTGGACGAACCCTTTGGCGCGCTGGATCCCGGCATTCGCAAAGATATGCATGCACTCATGTTAGAGCTATGCAAAGAGACAAAATTGACGGTCTTCATGGTCACCCATGACTTGTCTGAGGGCTTTCATTTGGGCACCCGATTGATGGTATTTGATAAGGTCAGAGTCGATCCACATGCACCCAAAGCCTACGGTGCGCGTATCACCTACGACATCAAGCTCAATCAGGACAGACACCAGCAACAAGCACAGGTGGCGACCTTGCCCACCCATGTGCTTAATCAAACGAATTAAAAGGTTTACCCATGAACAACGATATAAATACATCCAACATCCTCTATGAAGAGCTTGTTCCAGGCGGCGGTCACACCTCCTTCATTCTGAAAAAAGACCAGGTTTTGCGCATGACAGACGTCGAAGGTCACGCCAATGTCAGCCTCATGATGTTGAATGCACATCAACACAGCGAGCGGCTGAACTTACCAGACACCTTAAAAGCACAACACACGGCCAAGCTCACAAAAGGACATTGCTTTTACTCGGACATGGGGAGAGTACTCGCCGCCATCACAGAAGATACATGCGGCTGGCATGACAGTTTGGGCGGGGTATTAAACGCTCAAGAAGTCCTAACGAAATATGGCGTTGGCCGCTATCAGGAACTCAGAAATAATTTCTATCGCAATGGCACGGATAATCTTTTGGTTGAGATGGGTAAATGGAACCTTGATCTTCAAGACTTGCTCATGGTCGTCAACTTTTTTAGCAAAGTGACCGTGGATGACGAGGGATCCCTGTTCTTTGAGCCCAACCATTCTAGTGCAGGCAATTACGTTGAGTTGTATGCCCCGATGGACACCTTGGTGATTCTGACCGCCATTCAACATCCATTGGATCCCAATCCTGAATACCACCCCCGCCCTGTGCAACTGTCATGGCGCAACGCGGAGAGTGAAAGTATCAGTGAAGTGTGTCGACAGTCTCGGCCGGAAAACGGTAGAGCTTTTCATAACACTGAACGCTTCTACCTGTGAGGAAGGAATGAATATGAACATCATCTCAAGCCAATTAGTTGCTGAAAACGCCTTTTTCCACCATGTCATTCCGGCAGGCGAACCTTACTTGTTTGAAGTCAAAGCAGGACAGACATTCAGGCTGTTAGACAGTGAAGGTAACCAGGCCGTGGATACCCTTTTTTATAGCGCGAGCAATCCAAGAGAGCGTTATGACGCGCAACGGACCATGCGCAATCAGAATAAGGTTTACCTGACGACGGGTACAACGCTGTACTCAAACCTGGGCAATCCATTAGCCACGATTGTGGCAGATACCTGCGGTCGCCACGACACGCTGGGAGGCGCATGCGCTCAGGAAAGCAACACCGTGCGTTATTCACTCGACAAGCGCTACATGCATAGTTGCAGAGACAATTTCATGTGTGCATGTTTGCATGATGGCAGATTGAACAAGCGGGATATTGGCGCAAATATTAACTTCTTCATGAACGTTCCGGTCACTCCGGAGGGCGGCTTGACCTTTGCAGATGGCATTTCAGCACCAGGCAAATATGTGGAATTAAAAGCGCACCAGGATCTAATTGTGTTGATCTCGAATTGCCCACAACTTAACAACCCATGTAATGGATGGAACCCAACCCAAGCGGAGGTGTTTGTATGGAATTAAGGCTGAAAAAAAGTATGCGCACTGTCTTTAGAAAAATGCTCACGACGCTCTATCAAGGAATGGTTGCAAGAGCAGACTTTTCCAAATAGTGCGCTTTTAGCAAGTCACGCCGGCTACCCAAACGATCACCTAGCCAGTGGATCCCGCTGTGGACGACCTCAGCGTGGTTTCTTACATGCGGGACGACCCGCCCTCAGAAGATCATTTGTATGTTCAATAAACTACTGATTGCAAATCGAGGGGCGATTGCTTGCCGCATCCTCCGCACCCTAAAAGCCCTGAACGTGAAAGGGGTGGCGGTTTATTTAGAATCGGATATTGCCAGTTTACATATTCAGCAGGCCGACGAGGCGATTAGCCTAGGTGATGGCCCCGCTGCAAATACTTATCTCAATGTAGCGCGAATACTTGAAGTCGCAAAAACCACAGGGGCGACTGCCATTCATCCTGGGTATGGTTTTTTATCTGAGAATGCAGCGTTCGCAGAAGCCTGCGAACAAGCAGGCATCGCCTTTATTGGCCCAACCCCGGAACAATTACGCGTTTTCGGGCTTAAGCACACGGCAAGGGCCATTGCAAAAGCCCATCAGGTGCCCATGCTGGAGGGCACTGAGTTGTTGGAGAGCGTGCACGAGGCGACCGCTGCAGCCAAGCAGGTAGGTTACCCGGTCATGCTGAAAAGTACCGCAGGGGGTGGTGGCATAGGTATGCGCGTGTGCTGGAACGAACGCGACCTTGCCGAAGCGTTTGAAGCCGTAAGGCGCTTGGGACAGAACAACTTTAGTGACTCTGGCGTGTTTATTGAAAAATACATTGAACGCGCCAGACACTTAGAGGTTCAGGTGTTTGGGGATGGCAAAGGTGAGGTCATTGCCTTGGGGGTGCGTGATTGCTCTGTGCAGCGCAGAAACCAAAAAGTATTAGAAGAAACCCCGGCGCCCAACTTGCCGGACGGCATGGCGCAGGCGCTATGTGAAGCGGCGATTAAATTAGCAAAAGCGGTTAATTACCGCAGTGCGGGCACCGTAGAATTTGTGTATGACAGCCTTGCCGAGCAATTTTATTTCCTCGAAGTGAATACCCGCTTACAGGTAGAGCATGGTGTTACCGAGCAAGTATGGGGTGTTGACCTGGTGCGTTGGATGATTGAATTGGCGGCTGGCGACTTACCGCCTTTGTCAGACATTCGCCAAACACTGCAACCCCATGGCCACGCAATACAAGCCCGCCTGTATGCGGAAGATCCTGGAAAAGACTTTCAACCCAGCCCTGGTTTGTTGACCAATGTTGCGTTTCCACATGCGGATGGAAAAGCATTGCGTGTAGACACATGGGTTGAGGCAGGCTGCGAAGTGCCGCCCTATTTTGACCCCATGATTGCAAAAGTGATTAGCTGGTCAACCACCAGGGAGGAGGCCAGAAAGCGTCTGGATGACGCGCTCGCAGAGACCGTGCTATACGGCGTAGAGACCAACCGTGACTACCTCAGACAAATATTATCCGACCAGCCATTTTCAGAAGGCCATCCCTGGACGCGCTGTCTTGAGGGTTTAGCCTATCAATCTCACACATTTGAAGTCCTTGTTCCAGGCACGCAAACCACCATTCAGGATTATCCTGGTCGCCAGGGATATTGGGCCGTCGGTGTTCCGCCATCAGGCCCAATGGATAGCCTGGCTTTCCGTTTGGGGAATCGTTTGCTGGGGAACGAAGAACGTGCCGCCGGATTGGAAATCACCATGAGTGGTCCCACCTTGCGCTTCAATACGGATGCCGTTGTCGCTATCACGGGTGCAAACATCCCGGTAAAAGTGGATGGCGAGCAGGCGCCACAACATGTTTCTCTCCACATCAAGCGAGGGTCAACGTTAACCTTAGGCAAAATTGCCGAAACAGGCGCCCGCAGCTATTTGCTTTTCAGGGGCGGCCTGGAGATTCCTGAATATTTGGGCAGTAAAAGTACGTTTACGCTGGGCCAATTCGGCGGGCATGCGGGGCGCGCTTTAAGGGCCGGGGATGTCATCCACCTGCCAGCATTAGAGGATGCTGCTGCGGGCATCGCGCTACCGCCAGACCTCTACCCTCCCCTTGCTGAGACCAGACAGATCCGAGTCATTTATGGGCCGCATGGCGCCCCGGAATATTTCACCCAGCGCTACATCGATCAGTTTTTAAACACAGATTGGGAAGTGCATTTCAACTCCAGCAGAACCGGTGTTCGCCTGATTGGACCGAAACCTGAGTGGGTCAGAGAGAGTGGCGGTGAAGCGGGTTTACACCCATCCAATATTCACGACAACCCCTATGCGATTGGTGCGGTTGATTTCACCGGTGACATGCCGGTGATTCTCGGGCCTGATGGGCCCAGCCTGGGCGGCTTTGTCTGCCCGGTGACGATGATTGAAGCAGATTTATGGCACTTGGGACAACTCAAGGCAGGTGACAAAGTTCGCTTTATCCCGGTGACCATCGCCACCGCCAGACAGGCTTTTAAAGAACAACA
It includes:
- the metK gene encoding methionine adenosyltransferase; the protein is MSEYLFTSESVSEGHPDKLADQVSDSILDAILAQDPTARVAAETLANTGLIVLAGEITTTANVDYIKVARDAVKRIGYDNTDYGIDYKGCAVLVAYDKQSPDIAQGVDNANDDPLDQGAGDQGLMFGYAVNETPQLMPLPIWLSHRVMERQSQLRKDGRLPWLRPDAKSQVTIQYVDGKPHKIDTVLVSTQHAPEMTLEAIREAVIEEIIKPTLPAELIKGEIKYLVNPTGRFVIGGPQGDCGLTGRKIIVDTYGGAAPHGGGAFSGKDPSKVDRSAAYAGRYVAKNIVAAGLADKCLVQVSYAIGVAQPTSIMVETYGTGKVSDERLTQLVREHFDLRPKGIVKMLDLLRPIYSKTAAYGHFGRDEPEFSWENTDKAAALRAAAGL
- the dapF gene encoding diaminopimelate epimerase; translation: MKLRFTKMQGAGNDFVVIDATRAPVNLSHAQIQHIANRYFGVGCDQLLMVESTTTPDVDFRYRIFNADGGEVEQCGNGARCFVRFVVDKGLTDKHEIKVETASGVISLKLQEDGQVTVDMGAPRFTPAQIPFEAEQQATTYELPLASETITVSAVSMGNPHAVMLVDNVHTAEVASLGPQIESHPQFPQRVNAGFMQVLNEHEINLRVYERGSGETLACGTGACAAAVSGIQLGTLQSPIKVHTRGGILTIQWAGGESPVLMTGPAEIVFDGEIEI
- a CDS encoding DUF484 family protein; the protein is MEESINENDIKHYLKAHPDFFERHAHLLAELFLPSPHGKGTISLAERQQIAQRDKIRVLESRFTELILTAEENETTANKVHELTLGLLYAKDVPALHAHLVEFLSSQFQLPNTQLKLWANDAHAPDSLFIAAEDSLKNWAKDLSQPYCGTLPTMDIAGWFSETPASLAVIPMRYQEVTFGLMAIPSEQRSRFYAGMGTLFLNRIGELVSASLARYIV
- the xerC gene encoding tyrosine recombinase XerC — protein: MHELLDDYLDFLHFERGLSEHTRNNYQRDLEQLLAQHGHTLQSITPQHIRRSIATLHSQGLSGRSIARMLSSWRGFFRYLVLHHQFPSNPVIGLRAPKAAKTLPHALSIEQTIKLVELEGDTAIIVRDRAMLELFYSSGLRLSELVGLNLDRLDLNEGMVTVTGKGNKTRMVPLGSKAVAALKAWLAQRPLWLLKQPQQPAVFISQQGRRLNGRSIQKRISDWAIKQGLHNQVHPHMLRHSFASHVLQSSGDLRAVQEMLGHANISTTQVYTHLDFQHLSKVYDAAHPRAKKK
- a CDS encoding Fe-Mn family superoxide dismutase, which encodes MEHVLPALPFAKNALAPHMSEETFDYHYGKHHQAYVTNLNNLIKGTEFENASLEEIVKKSSAGIYNNSAQIWNHTFFWNCLSPNGGGEPTGALAAAINAKWGSYEEFKKAFQASAVGNFGSGWTWLVKKADGSVDIVNMGAAGTPLTTGDTALLTIDVWEHAYYIDHRNARPKFVETFLNHLVNWEFAAKNFA
- a CDS encoding putative urea ABC transporter substrate-binding protein, encoding MLVRRFTIALTLLCFSLFNTTAFAADSKKQFNICWTIYAGWMPWDYAQAKGIVAKWAKKYGITIKVTQLNDYAESINQYTAGQFDGCSMANLDALVVPAAGGVDSTALIVGDYSNGNDGIVIKGANKQIKDLKGQSVHLVQYSVSHYLLARALEQAGLTQKDLKLVNVSDADVVAAFSTPSVKAMATWNPQLSELAALPNTSKAFTSSQIPGEIIDLMVVNTDTLRKNPSLGKALTGAWFEVMALMKAKDKEALQYMAKHSGTTLDSYMQQISTTALFYEPAASLAFVRDAKLPTVMQKVSSFSFENGLLGPAAKSATAIGIEYPNGVVIGNSKNIKLRFTDTYLQMAVDGKL
- a CDS encoding ABC transporter permease subunit, with translation MRLINQHPSRGTRWMLAAIPMILIIVVYLVNSHLRLVENPEDKLLPSVSQMWEALKLMAFTEDPSTGTFLMLDDTLSSLKRLGMSLAIVASLGLTLGILLGSIPLLRASLSPLVAIISMVPPLAILPILFIVFGLDELSKVMLIVIGLTPMLARDLEQRARELPKEIIIKAQTLGANSWTLMIRVVLPQLLARLMTSLRLLMGSAWLFLISAEAISSTEGLGYRIFLVRRYLAMDVILPYVLWITLLAWLTDYALKKLHQVCFPWAEGADA
- a CDS encoding ABC transporter ATP-binding protein, translating into MSFIEFKNVWRSYGDHVVLEGLNLKVEEGEFCTLVGASGCGKSTFLRMLLGQETPTKGEILLDGQKLRAEPDPSRGVVFQKYSVFPHLTVLENVVIGMEFLASPFWGRLWGAKKKEARLRATQILTRVGLDHHLHQYPSALSGGMQQRLAIAQALIAQPRILLLDEPFGALDPGIRKDMHALMLELCKETKLTVFMVTHDLSEGFHLGTRLMVFDKVRVDPHAPKAYGARITYDIKLNQDRHQQQAQVATLPTHVLNQTN
- a CDS encoding urea amidolyase associated protein UAAP1, coding for MNNDINTSNILYEELVPGGGHTSFILKKDQVLRMTDVEGHANVSLMMLNAHQHSERLNLPDTLKAQHTAKLTKGHCFYSDMGRVLAAITEDTCGWHDSLGGVLNAQEVLTKYGVGRYQELRNNFYRNGTDNLLVEMGKWNLDLQDLLMVVNFFSKVTVDDEGSLFFEPNHSSAGNYVELYAPMDTLVILTAIQHPLDPNPEYHPRPVQLSWRNAESESISEVCRQSRPENGRAFHNTERFYL
- a CDS encoding urea amidolyase associated protein UAAP2; this translates as MNIISSQLVAENAFFHHVIPAGEPYLFEVKAGQTFRLLDSEGNQAVDTLFYSASNPRERYDAQRTMRNQNKVYLTTGTTLYSNLGNPLATIVADTCGRHDTLGGACAQESNTVRYSLDKRYMHSCRDNFMCACLHDGRLNKRDIGANINFFMNVPVTPEGGLTFADGISAPGKYVELKAHQDLIVLISNCPQLNNPCNGWNPTQAEVFVWN